Proteins encoded in a region of the Wenzhouxiangella sp. XN201 genome:
- a CDS encoding FmdB family zinc ribbon protein, producing the protein MPFYEYVSEHETGCDYCREPFTILQKMDDPRMQRCPYCRRPVRRLISSPNLTGDHSRAPSTHDVEKAGFTQYRKIGKGVYEKSAGKGPDIISSD; encoded by the coding sequence ATGCCGTTCTATGAATACGTCAGCGAACACGAAACGGGCTGTGACTACTGCCGCGAGCCGTTCACCATCCTGCAGAAAATGGACGATCCGCGCATGCAGCGCTGCCCGTATTGCCGCCGTCCGGTCAGGCGCCTGATATCTTCGCCCAATCTCACCGGCGATCATTCGCGCGCGCCGTCGACCCATGATGTCGAAAAGGCGGGATTCACGCAGTACCGCAAGATCGGCAAGGGCGTCTACGAAAAGTCCGCCGGCAAGGGACCGGACATCATCAGTTCCGACTGA
- a CDS encoding SDR family NAD(P)-dependent oxidoreductase, producing MSESSRAVWLITGAAGALGQALVRHVLAAGHDCIALDRNERGLNALHDELEQAGQGVPALMPMDLAGAAPEDYQRLADTIAERFGRIDVLVHNAASFQALRPLLHQQPGEWLEVIQTSLTAPYMLSAVLAPLMPGDGQGRVVMINDRHCLEKPGNWGAYGVAQAGREQMARSLTAERVPGAPRILAIDPGPFYSPLRVAAWPSDSPENLPSADEAAASIMDAIEQAPQEES from the coding sequence ATGAGCGAATCATCCCGGGCCGTCTGGCTGATCACCGGTGCTGCGGGCGCATTGGGACAGGCGCTGGTGCGCCATGTATTGGCCGCCGGCCACGACTGCATCGCCCTCGATCGTAACGAGCGCGGCCTGAATGCCCTCCACGACGAACTCGAGCAGGCGGGGCAGGGTGTTCCGGCGCTGATGCCCATGGACCTGGCTGGCGCCGCCCCCGAGGACTATCAGCGCCTGGCTGACACGATTGCCGAACGCTTCGGTCGCATTGACGTGCTCGTGCACAACGCCGCCAGCTTCCAAGCCCTGCGGCCACTGCTGCACCAGCAGCCGGGCGAATGGCTGGAAGTCATCCAGACTTCACTGACCGCGCCCTACATGCTGAGCGCGGTGCTGGCCCCGCTCATGCCCGGTGACGGGCAGGGACGGGTGGTGATGATCAACGATCGACACTGTCTGGAGAAACCCGGCAACTGGGGCGCCTACGGCGTGGCCCAGGCCGGCCGCGAGCAGATGGCGCGCAGCCTCACCGCCGAACGCGTTCCCGGCGCGCCGCGGATTCTGGCAATCGATCCGGGGCCGTTCTACAGCCCGCTGCGGGTCGCGGCCTGGCCGTCGGACTCGCCGGAAAACCTGCCCTCGGCCGACGAGGCCGCCGCAAGTATCATGGACGCGATTGAACAGGCACCCCAGGAGGAAAGTTGA
- a CDS encoding TRZ/ATZ family hydrolase — MSAGAEILLPRWVVPVCPEGVVLKDHAVVVRDGRIEQVAPADQAQRAYPEALVTRLPRHALMPGLINMHAHSAMALMRGLADDLPLMRWLEDHIWPTEQRWVAADFVRAGTELAMAEMLRGGTTCFNDNYFFPDVTAAAAQRAGMRAVVGIPVISVPTAWAQTEDEYFRRGLAMHQELAELPLVGSAFAPHAPYTVTDGAFEKIRSLAEELDIPIHLHLLETAGEIQASLDQYGMKPLDRMESLGLMTPRLLAVHMTQLDDADIRRVARAGVQVLHCPASNLKLASGTCRVADLVAAGVNVTVGTDGAASNNTLDMFSEIRLAALLAKGASGDPEAVPAETALAMATINGARALGQEDRLGSIEAGKAADLVAVDLVEPETSPAHHVISHLVYAVARRQVSDVWIDGKRMMAGHELQTLDVERIVHDAEQWRHRIQGDSVNDASRSSSLER, encoded by the coding sequence GTGAGTGCCGGTGCCGAAATCCTGCTGCCACGCTGGGTCGTTCCGGTCTGCCCGGAAGGGGTCGTGCTCAAGGACCACGCCGTGGTCGTTCGCGACGGCCGCATCGAGCAGGTGGCACCGGCCGATCAGGCGCAGCGGGCGTATCCGGAAGCCCTCGTGACACGACTGCCGCGGCACGCCCTGATGCCGGGGCTGATCAACATGCATGCGCACAGCGCCATGGCCTTGATGCGCGGTCTGGCCGACGATCTGCCCCTGATGCGCTGGCTCGAGGACCACATTTGGCCGACCGAGCAGCGTTGGGTAGCGGCTGACTTTGTACGCGCCGGTACCGAATTGGCGATGGCCGAGATGTTGCGTGGCGGCACGACCTGCTTTAACGACAATTATTTTTTCCCGGATGTGACGGCCGCAGCGGCACAGCGTGCCGGCATGCGTGCCGTAGTCGGCATCCCCGTAATTTCGGTGCCGACCGCCTGGGCGCAGACCGAAGACGAATATTTCCGTCGCGGCCTGGCCATGCACCAGGAACTGGCCGAACTGCCGCTGGTCGGTTCGGCCTTTGCGCCGCATGCACCCTATACGGTGACCGACGGCGCCTTCGAAAAGATTCGCTCGCTGGCCGAGGAACTCGATATTCCGATCCATTTGCACCTGCTCGAGACCGCGGGAGAGATCCAGGCCAGCCTCGACCAGTACGGCATGAAGCCGCTCGACCGGATGGAGTCTCTGGGCCTGATGACGCCCCGGCTGTTAGCGGTGCACATGACCCAGCTCGATGACGCCGATATCCGGCGCGTGGCCCGCGCCGGCGTCCAGGTGCTGCATTGTCCGGCGTCCAACCTGAAACTGGCCAGCGGCACCTGCCGCGTCGCGGACCTGGTCGCCGCGGGTGTCAACGTGACCGTCGGTACTGACGGCGCAGCCAGCAACAACACGCTGGACATGTTCAGCGAGATTCGCCTGGCCGCGCTGTTGGCCAAGGGTGCCAGCGGCGACCCCGAAGCAGTCCCGGCCGAAACGGCGCTGGCCATGGCGACCATCAACGGTGCCCGTGCGCTGGGTCAGGAAGACCGACTCGGCTCGATCGAGGCGGGCAAGGCAGCCGATCTGGTCGCCGTCGATCTGGTCGAGCCGGAGACTTCGCCGGCTCATCACGTCATCTCCCACCTGGTCTATGCTGTAGCCCGCCGGCAGGTCAGCGATGTCTGGATCGACGGCAAACGCATGATGGCCGGGCATGAACTGCAGACCCTGGATGTTGAGCGCATCGTCCACGACGCTGAACAGTGGCGTCACCGAATTCAGGGCGATTCTGTTAACGATGCATCGCGGAGCAGCAGTCTTGAACGCTGA
- the efp gene encoding elongation factor P, protein MATYSTNEFKSGLKIILDGDPYNIVENEFVKPGKGQAFNRVKVRNLLTGRVIERTFKSGESVEAADVFEKEIQYLYSDGEFWHFMDPESFEQLAADEKVIGDSAQWLKEEDMCPVTLWNGSPIQILPPNFVELKVVETDPGLKGDTSGSGGKPAHLETGATVRVPLFVQEGEVIKVDTRTGEYMSRVKD, encoded by the coding sequence ATGGCAACCTACAGTACCAACGAGTTCAAGTCGGGATTGAAGATCATTCTCGACGGCGATCCCTACAACATCGTCGAGAACGAATTCGTCAAGCCCGGCAAGGGCCAGGCCTTCAATCGCGTCAAGGTGCGCAATCTGCTCACCGGGCGTGTGATCGAAAGGACCTTCAAGTCCGGCGAATCGGTCGAGGCCGCTGACGTGTTCGAGAAGGAAATCCAGTACCTCTACAGCGACGGCGAGTTCTGGCATTTCATGGATCCCGAGTCCTTCGAGCAGCTCGCCGCCGACGAGAAGGTCATCGGTGATTCGGCCCAGTGGCTGAAGGAAGAGGACATGTGCCCGGTCACGCTGTGGAACGGTTCGCCGATCCAGATCCTGCCGCCCAATTTCGTCGAACTGAAGGTGGTCGAAACCGATCCCGGCCTGAAGGGCGATACCTCCGGCAGCGGCGGCAAGCCGGCGCATCTCGAGACCGGTGCGACCGTGCGCGTACCGCTGTTCGTGCAGGAAGGCGAGGTCATCAAGGTCGATACCCGCACCGGCGAATACATGTCGCGGGTCAAGGACTGA
- the ubiG gene encoding bifunctional 2-polyprenyl-6-hydroxyphenol methylase/3-demethylubiquinol 3-O-methyltransferase UbiG has product MHRGAAVLNAESGRTENVDPREAGHFDSLAARWWDPEGDFRTLHDMNGPRVTWLAERVKLDGARVVDVGCGGGVLSEALTRRGARVTGIDVADRPLEVAKLHAIESELEIDYRRITAEALAEAEPERYDVVCCLEMLEHVPEPQSVVAACARLCRPGGTLLFSTINRSPLAWATAIVGAEYVLGLLPKGTHRYDRLIRPAELATACRSQGLKVHEITGMRYNPVSRTVRIGAAPSVNYFLHARKPESA; this is encoded by the coding sequence ATGCATCGCGGAGCAGCAGTCTTGAACGCTGAATCCGGCCGGACGGAGAATGTCGACCCGCGCGAAGCGGGTCATTTCGACAGCCTGGCGGCGCGCTGGTGGGATCCGGAGGGCGACTTCCGGACGCTGCACGACATGAATGGCCCGCGCGTGACCTGGCTGGCCGAGCGGGTCAAGCTGGATGGTGCCCGGGTGGTCGATGTCGGTTGCGGCGGTGGTGTGCTAAGCGAGGCTCTGACCCGGCGCGGCGCACGGGTGACCGGGATCGATGTCGCTGATCGACCCCTCGAAGTGGCGAAACTGCATGCGATCGAGAGCGAGCTTGAGATCGACTATCGCCGGATCACGGCCGAGGCCCTGGCCGAAGCCGAGCCGGAGCGTTACGACGTCGTCTGCTGCCTGGAAATGCTCGAGCACGTGCCCGAACCACAAAGCGTGGTGGCCGCCTGCGCTCGATTGTGCCGGCCCGGTGGTACGTTGCTGTTCAGTACGATCAACCGCTCGCCACTGGCCTGGGCCACGGCCATCGTCGGCGCCGAGTACGTGCTCGGCCTCTTGCCGAAGGGTACGCACCGCTATGATCGGCTGATCCGTCCCGCCGAACTGGCGACAGCCTGCCGGAGCCAGGGCCTGAAAGTCCATGAGATCACGGGCATGCGCTACAACCCGGTCTCGCGCACGGTCCGTATCGGTGCTGCGCCGAGTGTCAACTATTTCCTGCATGCCAGGAAACCGGAATCGGCGTGA
- the epmB gene encoding EF-P beta-lysylation protein EpmB, whose protein sequence is MNMHSLARTGASPKPGDWRDQLKQAVRSPSELLNRLGLDPVGAGVSPRFPVLVPAAFLARMQPGDRQDPLLLQVLPDASETQTAPGFSDDPVGDCASSAARGVLHKYHGRVLLVSTGACAVHCRYCFRQAFPYASELAARSRWQSAVDYIAADTSIEEVILSGGDPLMLSTARLTELTDQLAGIRHIRRLRIHTRLPVVLPDRVDEALIAWLERLPWPVVMVLHANHAREFDRDVDGALSRLQRAGAYLLNQAVLLAGVNDSAEALTALMRRSFEAGALPYYLHLLDPVSGAQRFDCDDTRARELMETLRRELSGYLVPRLVRERAGAPYKIPVL, encoded by the coding sequence ATGAATATGCATAGTTTAGCGCGAACCGGGGCTTCGCCCAAGCCGGGCGACTGGCGTGACCAGTTGAAACAGGCCGTGCGCAGTCCATCGGAGTTGCTGAACCGACTCGGCCTCGACCCGGTCGGCGCGGGCGTTTCACCGCGTTTTCCGGTGCTGGTGCCCGCTGCCTTCCTCGCCCGCATGCAACCGGGCGATCGGCAAGATCCGCTGCTGCTGCAAGTCCTGCCCGATGCCTCTGAAACGCAGACAGCGCCGGGGTTCAGTGACGATCCGGTCGGCGATTGCGCCAGCAGCGCCGCTCGCGGGGTGCTGCACAAGTATCACGGTCGCGTGCTGCTGGTAAGCACGGGTGCCTGTGCCGTCCACTGCCGCTACTGCTTTCGCCAGGCCTTCCCGTACGCCAGCGAACTTGCGGCGCGCTCCCGCTGGCAATCGGCAGTCGACTACATTGCCGCCGATACCAGCATCGAGGAAGTCATTCTCTCCGGTGGCGATCCGCTGATGCTCTCCACCGCACGGCTGACCGAACTGACCGATCAACTCGCTGGGATCAGGCACATCCGGCGCCTGCGCATTCACACTCGCCTGCCCGTCGTCCTGCCCGATCGCGTCGACGAAGCCTTGATCGCCTGGCTCGAGCGCCTGCCCTGGCCGGTGGTCATGGTGCTGCACGCCAATCACGCGCGCGAGTTCGACCGCGATGTCGATGGCGCGCTCTCGCGGCTTCAGCGAGCCGGTGCATACCTGCTCAACCAGGCCGTACTGCTGGCCGGGGTCAACGACTCGGCCGAGGCACTGACCGCGTTGATGCGGCGCAGTTTCGAGGCCGGCGCCCTGCCCTATTATCTGCACTTGCTCGATCCGGTGTCGGGCGCGCAACGCTTCGATTGTGACGACACGCGGGCGCGCGAACTGATGGAAACGCTACGCCGGGAACTGTCCGGCTATCTCGTCCCGCGACTGGTGCGAGAGCGCGCCGGTGCGCCCTACAAAATTCCGGTACTTTAA
- a CDS encoding MFS transporter: protein MREQLFASKRLDHLYQQLVNEEDARVCKDIDEQACKVVPGNFMLQVLTQFFTKLGDAIANPKTILAWLLAALAAPGIFTAFLVPVRESGSLIPQLVIASFVRRQAVRKWTFVLGSILQSLAVLAMAMVAVTLSGTAAGFGLLAALIVFSLSRGLCSVASKDVLGKTVPKTRRGRVNGWSQFLAGLITIGIGTILLLDGQEPGDQTIYLVLLVIASGLWLVAAASYGMIREFPGATEGGGNALSEAVKRLGLLGSDPAFRRFVIARALLLCSALSAPFFIMLAHERTEGALVVLGLFVVADGVASLVSAPFWGRFADISSRRVMILAGSASAGVGLALVAVVNGIPAMASSSWLYPLFFFLLMMAHSGVRLGRKTYIVDLAGGNKRTDYVAVSNSVIGIVLLLAGSVGALTTVLPTSGIILILAAMGLAGAWLSSGLPETQES, encoded by the coding sequence ATGAGGGAGCAGCTGTTTGCCAGCAAACGGCTCGATCACCTCTATCAGCAGCTCGTCAACGAAGAAGACGCGCGCGTCTGCAAGGATATCGACGAGCAGGCCTGCAAGGTCGTGCCGGGCAACTTCATGCTGCAGGTCCTCACGCAGTTCTTCACCAAGCTCGGCGATGCCATCGCCAATCCCAAGACCATCCTGGCCTGGCTGCTGGCGGCTTTGGCGGCACCCGGCATTTTTACCGCCTTCCTGGTCCCGGTGCGCGAGTCGGGCTCGCTGATTCCGCAGCTGGTCATCGCCAGTTTCGTCCGCCGCCAGGCCGTGCGCAAATGGACCTTCGTGCTCGGCAGCATCCTTCAGTCCCTGGCGGTGCTGGCCATGGCCATGGTTGCGGTCACTCTGAGCGGCACCGCCGCCGGCTTCGGCCTGCTCGCGGCACTGATCGTGTTCAGCCTGTCGCGCGGCCTGTGCTCGGTCGCTTCGAAGGACGTGCTCGGCAAGACCGTGCCGAAGACCCGCCGCGGCCGGGTCAACGGCTGGTCGCAGTTCCTCGCGGGGCTGATCACCATCGGCATTGGCACGATCCTGCTGCTCGACGGCCAGGAACCGGGCGACCAAACGATCTACCTGGTGCTACTGGTCATCGCCAGCGGGCTTTGGCTGGTGGCAGCGGCAAGCTACGGCATGATCCGCGAGTTTCCCGGCGCGACCGAGGGCGGTGGCAACGCCCTGAGCGAGGCGGTGAAGCGACTCGGCCTGCTGGGCAGCGACCCGGCCTTCCGGCGTTTCGTCATCGCCCGCGCGCTGCTGCTGTGCTCGGCGTTGAGCGCACCGTTTTTCATCATGCTCGCGCATGAGCGCACCGAGGGCGCATTGGTGGTACTGGGCCTGTTCGTCGTCGCGGACGGCGTCGCCAGCCTGGTTTCGGCGCCGTTCTGGGGGCGATTCGCCGACATCTCCAGCCGCCGGGTCATGATCCTGGCCGGGTCGGCCTCGGCCGGAGTCGGCCTCGCCCTGGTGGCTGTCGTCAACGGCATACCGGCCATGGCCAGCAGCAGCTGGCTCTATCCCCTGTTCTTCTTCCTGCTGATGATGGCGCACTCGGGCGTACGGCTGGGACGCAAGACCTATATCGTCGACCTGGCCGGCGGCAACAAGCGCACCGACTACGTCGCGGTCAGCAATTCGGTCATCGGCATCGTCTTGCTGCTGGCCGGCAGCGTCGGGGCGCTGACCACCGTGCTGCCGACTTCCGGCATCATCCTGATCCTGGCAGCCATGGGCCTGGCCGGCGCCTGGCTGAGCAGCGGGTTACCCGAAACTCAAGAGTCCTAA
- a CDS encoding EAL domain-containing protein encodes MAKQPTEIRILTVTDDPSAPRQLSQMLGDDAGVRTLFADTGNAVQRTFESEPIDMVMVNVDSADLPLFEASTRAAREQDRFVPVLALIDEEDTEAALAVAAAGVDGFVNQAGLRQLKRLVTHQVESLRARRDAEIALRSLADIEDRYTLLLDSSSEAIAYIHEGLHIYANRAYLELFGFDSFEELEGLSMLDLLSASDEVPDLKQVLKAIARDELPSEALQLNAHCQDGTAFTASVSFSPARYGGEYCAQMLVREKVTQGDPELEEELRKLRTSDLLTGMLNAPAFTELLERAVDGRSDTSGLTVLVMSLDDHDQLLDKVGVGATDDLVGEAANLFRDVAGETHEMARLRDHSFALFAECDDREEAEKLASDIVEQSTGRIIDVRDTSLTVSASIGLAIAGSELHHPDTLIEQAESALAEAMRAGGKGFVRYRPRVSAEGDEDDAAWDERLRHALDQDEFGLVTSPITSMEDDEFLISEVETRLRPEDSDEVMLPAVYMAAAARVGLAPRVDADMLDRLEALINERKEPDAQWLVPLSLETLTDESAIEAIEKRLADGPLSPTGLILGFREAEVREKLRPVQAFIERLRKLDCRFALCDVGPDAPIDSQLRHLDIDFARLAPEMIQDLSDNEERRQKLSTLVSEARQHRTRIIAPRVENTGDLATLWQFGIILVQGEFVREEASV; translated from the coding sequence ATGGCCAAGCAGCCGACCGAGATTCGCATACTCACCGTCACCGACGACCCATCGGCTCCGCGTCAGCTATCCCAGATGCTGGGCGACGACGCCGGGGTGAGAACCCTGTTTGCCGATACCGGCAATGCCGTACAGCGAACCTTCGAGTCCGAACCCATCGACATGGTCATGGTCAACGTCGATTCGGCCGACCTGCCCCTGTTCGAGGCCAGCACTCGCGCCGCACGCGAACAGGACCGCTTCGTACCGGTGCTGGCATTGATCGACGAAGAAGATACGGAAGCGGCCCTGGCCGTGGCCGCCGCCGGCGTCGACGGCTTCGTCAACCAGGCCGGCCTGCGCCAACTCAAGCGACTCGTCACCCACCAGGTCGAATCGCTCAGGGCGCGCAGGGACGCCGAAATTGCGCTCAGAAGCCTGGCCGACATCGAGGATCGCTACACCCTGCTGCTCGACAGTTCCAGCGAGGCCATCGCCTACATTCACGAGGGTCTGCACATCTACGCCAACCGGGCCTACCTGGAATTGTTCGGATTCGATTCCTTCGAAGAGCTCGAGGGCCTGTCCATGCTCGATTTGCTCTCGGCCAGCGATGAAGTACCCGACCTCAAACAGGTGCTCAAGGCCATCGCTCGCGACGAGCTGCCGAGCGAGGCCCTGCAGCTCAACGCCCACTGCCAGGACGGCACGGCCTTTACCGCCTCGGTCTCGTTTTCGCCAGCGCGCTACGGCGGTGAGTACTGCGCCCAGATGCTGGTGCGCGAAAAGGTAACGCAGGGTGATCCCGAGCTCGAGGAAGAATTGCGCAAGCTCCGGACCTCGGACCTGCTGACCGGCATGCTCAACGCGCCGGCCTTCACCGAGCTGCTCGAGCGCGCAGTCGACGGGCGCTCCGATACCAGTGGGCTAACGGTGCTGGTCATGTCGCTCGACGATCACGACCAGCTGCTCGACAAGGTCGGCGTGGGTGCCACTGACGACCTGGTCGGAGAAGCGGCCAATCTTTTCCGGGACGTCGCCGGCGAAACGCACGAAATGGCCCGCCTGCGCGATCACAGCTTTGCACTGTTCGCCGAGTGTGACGACCGGGAGGAGGCCGAGAAACTGGCCAGCGACATCGTGGAACAATCGACCGGACGCATCATCGACGTGCGCGATACCAGCCTGACGGTCTCGGCCAGCATCGGACTGGCGATCGCAGGCAGCGAACTGCATCACCCTGACACGCTGATCGAGCAGGCCGAGTCGGCGCTGGCCGAAGCCATGCGTGCCGGCGGCAAGGGCTTCGTCCGTTACCGGCCGCGCGTATCCGCCGAGGGCGACGAGGACGATGCCGCCTGGGACGAGCGGCTGCGCCATGCCCTCGACCAGGACGAGTTCGGCCTGGTCACTTCACCGATCACCAGCATGGAAGACGATGAATTCCTGATCAGCGAGGTGGAAACGCGCCTGCGCCCCGAAGACAGCGACGAGGTCATGCTGCCCGCCGTCTATATGGCCGCCGCCGCGCGTGTCGGCCTGGCGCCACGCGTGGACGCTGACATGCTTGACCGCCTGGAAGCGCTGATCAACGAACGCAAGGAACCGGACGCACAGTGGCTCGTGCCGCTCAGCCTGGAAACGCTCACGGATGAGTCGGCCATCGAGGCAATCGAAAAGCGACTTGCCGACGGCCCACTCTCTCCGACCGGATTGATTCTCGGTTTCCGTGAAGCCGAGGTGCGCGAGAAGCTTCGACCCGTGCAGGCCTTCATCGAGCGCCTGAGGAAACTGGATTGTCGCTTCGCCCTGTGCGACGTCGGCCCGGATGCCCCGATCGACAGCCAGCTACGCCACCTCGACATCGATTTCGCGCGACTCGCCCCTGAAATGATCCAGGACCTGAGCGACAACGAGGAACGACGCCAGAAACTGTCGACCCTGGTCAGCGAAGCTCGCCAGCACAGGACCCGAATCATCGCTCCGCGAGTTGAGAATACCGGTGATTTGGCTACTTTGTGGCAATTCGGAATTATTTTGGTGCAGGGGGAATTTGTGCGCGAGGAGGCTTCCGTCTAG
- a CDS encoding squalene/phytoene synthase family protein, whose translation MDPLDWCRERLLLRGSPLAASLPFAPAEHRDAILALRAAISEIAAVPDSVSEPMVGEQKLAWWREALRNRAPHPAIEAMSASGALDRLQGKDFDELIDRVIRVLEPARFERRESAWQHCLDLGGPAAILEARLIAPGDAAENWRAFGGFAYFLRLVRDLAIDARSGRWPVPLDLQAEYQLARQDVVGGEPGRNWDGLVRAWLADGMQRFSDSPRDFSPETRWQQRHLLIGHALDRRLLKALARRPRKLLESRIRPGHAGNVWVAWRTARRLRKATISRN comes from the coding sequence ATGGATCCGCTGGACTGGTGCCGGGAACGCCTTTTGCTGCGCGGCAGTCCACTGGCCGCTTCGCTGCCTTTCGCTCCGGCCGAGCACCGGGACGCCATCCTCGCCCTGCGGGCTGCAATCTCGGAGATCGCCGCCGTGCCCGACAGCGTCAGCGAGCCAATGGTTGGCGAGCAGAAGTTGGCGTGGTGGCGCGAGGCCCTGCGCAACAGAGCGCCCCATCCGGCCATCGAGGCGATGTCAGCCTCGGGAGCTCTGGATCGGCTGCAGGGCAAGGATTTCGATGAGTTGATCGATCGGGTTATCCGCGTACTCGAACCTGCGCGCTTCGAGAGACGCGAATCCGCCTGGCAACATTGCCTGGATCTCGGCGGCCCGGCCGCCATACTCGAAGCCCGCCTGATCGCGCCCGGAGACGCGGCAGAGAACTGGCGCGCTTTCGGCGGCTTTGCCTATTTCTTGCGGCTGGTGCGCGACCTGGCCATTGACGCCCGATCCGGGCGCTGGCCGGTGCCCCTGGATCTGCAGGCTGAGTATCAGCTCGCGCGTCAGGACGTGGTCGGCGGCGAACCGGGAAGGAACTGGGATGGTCTGGTGCGAGCCTGGCTGGCGGATGGGATGCAACGCTTCTCCGATTCGCCCAGGGACTTCTCGCCGGAAACCCGCTGGCAGCAGCGCCATCTTCTGATCGGACATGCGCTGGACCGGCGGCTGCTCAAGGCGCTGGCGCGCAGGCCGCGCAAGCTGCTCGAAAGCCGCATCCGGCCGGGACATGCCGGCAACGTCTGGGTCGCCTGGCGGACGGCCCGTCGACTACGTAAAGCGACGATCAGTCGGAACTGA
- a CDS encoding HAD-IA family hydrolase: MSHAQRPAAILFDLDGTLVDSAPDLLAALDHVRAGHGLPACDHQALREQVSRGAAGLLEAGLPALDSSVLEAARRQLLDYYADHYWQHSHLFEGVEALLDELRQRGIVLGVVTNKIARFAEPVLQASGLAEYFGCLIAGDQVSRPKPDPEPVLAACKQLGALSESTWFVGDDERDVIAGRAAGVTTVVAGWGYLPSGADPLQWGADAWTDSPQALLARIDSGEPG, encoded by the coding sequence GTGAGCCACGCGCAGCGTCCTGCCGCCATCCTGTTCGACCTCGACGGTACCCTCGTCGACAGCGCACCCGATCTGCTGGCGGCGCTGGACCACGTGCGGGCCGGGCACGGCCTGCCCGCCTGCGATCACCAGGCCTTGCGCGAGCAGGTCTCACGCGGTGCGGCCGGGCTGCTCGAGGCCGGACTGCCCGCACTCGATTCCTCTGTCCTGGAGGCCGCCCGCAGACAGCTCCTGGACTACTATGCCGATCACTATTGGCAGCACTCGCACCTGTTCGAGGGTGTCGAGGCACTGCTCGATGAGCTCCGGCAGCGTGGGATCGTGCTGGGCGTGGTCACGAACAAGATCGCGCGCTTTGCCGAGCCGGTGCTGCAAGCATCCGGATTGGCCGAGTATTTCGGCTGCCTGATCGCCGGTGATCAGGTCAGCCGGCCCAAGCCGGACCCCGAGCCGGTTCTTGCCGCCTGCAAGCAGTTGGGCGCATTGTCCGAATCGACCTGGTTCGTCGGCGACGATGAGCGCGATGTCATCGCCGGGCGAGCTGCCGGCGTAACAACGGTGGTGGCCGGCTGGGGTTATCTGCCCAGCGGAGCCGATCCGTTGCAATGGGGAGCCGATGCATGGACTGATTCTCCGCAGGCGCTGCTCGCCCGGATCGATTCCGGTGAACCGGGCTGA
- a CDS encoding histidine triad nucleotide-binding protein: MSDDLFLKIIEREIPADIVFENDEMLAFRDINPQAPVHILIIPKRRIATLNDLEGDDTELIGRLVLTARKLAADEGLAEDGYRLVFNCNENGGQSVYHIHLHLLGGRRMDWPPG, encoded by the coding sequence ATGTCGGACGATCTGTTTCTCAAGATCATCGAGCGCGAGATTCCGGCCGATATCGTTTTCGAGAACGACGAGATGCTGGCCTTCCGCGACATCAATCCGCAGGCGCCGGTGCACATCCTGATCATTCCCAAGCGCCGGATCGCGACCCTGAACGACCTCGAGGGTGACGATACCGAGCTGATCGGGCGGCTGGTGTTGACGGCGCGAAAGCTCGCCGCGGACGAAGGCCTGGCCGAGGATGGCTATCGCCTGGTGTTCAACTGCAATGAAAACGGCGGTCAGTCCGTTTACCACATCCACCTGCACCTGCTCGGCGGCCGCCGCATGGACTGGCCTCCTGGTTAA